A region of the Nerophis lumbriciformis linkage group LG13, RoL_Nlum_v2.1, whole genome shotgun sequence genome:
CAATCTTACAACTCATGATTCAATTAGATTCAGATTCTTGGGGTGactatttgattcagaatcaattctcaattcaCATTGATTCTTGCAATAccgtatattatttggcatacataagataaaaaacatttttaaacaggttataaaagcttctcttggctgctgacatgaCATATACGCTTAGAGAGTAAGCacacagatgaaaaatgtcttttaaaaatcgattatacATTTCAAATCGATTCATGATAAATAAGAATCTCGATTCAGATGTAAAAAGATTTTCCCTGCAGCCCTACTAAACACTCATTCCGCCCAATTTTAGCAGTGACACTAAATTACCCCAACACAGCTAACCTGTCTTTAGCGCTAGCAGCTAAAATTAGCAGTGGCACCAAATTACTCATACCACAAACAATGAGGGGCTAACCATTCAACCTgccaaaaaatcaaataaatcccACAGTTAACTTGTGATTAGCGTTagcagctaacattagcatagaaTTGGCCCCCAAATAGTCTTAGTCCAGTCATAGTATGCTATTGGCAGTAAAATGCTCCGAGCTAACATTGTGCTAGCAGCTTTTGGCAGTTAATGCCTCACGCTGAAAGTGTGCTAGCGGTTAGCACTTCTTTTGGTAGGGAACAgtgagctagcagctaacattgcTACTGGCTAACAGCTAAAACATACACACGGGGTGCAAAGACAAATATTTAACCTTTACATGAACTAACATTtactatgaattgattacgtggaccccgacttaaacaagtggaaaaacttattggggtgttaccatttagtggtcaattgtagggaatatgtactgtactgtgcaatctactaataaaagtctcaatcaatcaatcaatcaaccttcAGCTGTGGTGTGGTCATTCATCTTACAGGTGAAAAGTAGGTCATAGTGCTTCCAAAAGAATGCATTTGTAATGTAATAAGTGCCTGCAGGGGGCAGCAGTGGCTCAGTCTGTGAGGGGCCTGACTTCTAAGAATCAAATTGAATTTCAGTAGCTTATCTTTGCACCTTTTGTTCCCCCAGGCTGGAAGGCATCATCGTGGACTACGCCGTCACTCTGGTGGTGGACAGTGCGGGCGTGAGGGCTGATCAACTGGACTACCTGACCCTCCAGTCCAACCAGGTGGAGAACTCCTACCGCGAGGTCAAAGAGCACCCGACTTTGGTCTACGCCATCAGCGAGCTGAAGACCTTTGTCACCGAGGACCTCCTGAAGGACGCCTTGGAGAGCGGTGCGTATTGTTGATGGTGACATCACCGTGCGGCGGCAGTCTCCAACGCAAACCTTCACGTGTCATCTCTCAGAGGCTCGGCCGTGACGACGCTTGAGAAAGCATCTCTAATGCGCACATCTGTTTCTTATTTGTCTGCTCTCGCACATTTGATTCAAAGAAAAGTGGGGCATATTTAATTGGTTTGAGGACTGTGTGTGACCTAACTGCGGTTTTAGTCCCCGTCTTTGACCCAAGGACATGAAATTAGAGATTCTGATTGACTTTTGCGTCTTCTATTTGACAGCAAGGTAGCACAAGTAGGTTTTCCTCCTCTCTTCTGCTCCGAGCCACGTCTTTTCATCAACTTTGACGGAAGCGCTAACACCCGAGAGATTTATCCGTGACCTGGACTCAGGGGGAGAGAACCTGCGCGCTCAGTCGTATGCCCATGAGACGCTCGCATGAATTATAGGCTCGGACGTGCCAAATGAATGGCTCTCATACGGTCTGACAGGCGGCTCAGAAGAGCGTAGGGTTTGGGCGGCGCGACGGCCTTGTCCCGCAGAGGCTGATGCGCTCTGCAGATTTTGTGGGTATTTGGAAGGTGATGCTGTCAGGACGGAAGGCCTTTCAGCGCCGTGACGTTAAACATGTCGCGTCGCTTTTGATTGGAGACGGCCACTGGTGCTTCTTTTAAGTGTCAGCTTGTATTAATGACGGTTCCTCTTGCTGGTTCCACAGTGTCTGAGATCCCGGAGACGGtccatgctgcaggagaaaccTCGGTGAGTGGTCACAAGCACACTACACTCATATCTATGTTGTGGCGCCCCCTGTGCTAGTCAAAATACTTTCTAAGACATTTCCCCATACATTTAggacagaggtgtcaaagtcattttagatggggggccacatggagaaaaatctactcccaagtgggccggactggtaaaatcacggcacgataacttcaaaataaagacaacttcagattgttttttctcttttctttaaataaaacaagcacattctgaaaatgtacatgtaacgtaatgttgttttttttttaaacttacatgttgcggtgaattgtattctatctttatttgtcgttatttatacttcctgaataaattatgtgacgatgttcatcagtcaattcaTTTAAACTGTAGGGATAGATACAGAATCAAGTATATTTTTGCCGCAGATTGAATCCCACTGGTCCTATTGGGCacagattcacgtaaaatcctgGGTGAGGCGTGACGTCACATACATTGGttttgctactgattagcattagcaattttacatggcgatttcaacacttccaaaaCTACAAATAAactgcatgttacaatcaaacagctggtgcgtaataagtacaataattacattattaacactttaGCAAAAATTGAACTGACTGGCCAACAAACCATAAACTATTCTCTACTTCCGCCTAACgttttggacttgcaactgtaattgagacTCAGCAATGTGATAATAATcagcacatttttaaatgttgcaataaaaaaatgttttattattaacacacacaaaaatgccaaaaattggtactgttgagtacccgTATTGATTCCCAGAACCGGGAATTGTTagcgtattggttcaaatgtgaaaggtaaccATCCCTAGGTTGTTTTGTAGGACAAGATGTGTGAGAAATTACAAGTCAATCTGATTTACGGGGATCAACTTTGGGGGTTTGATACAGCACCAACATGCGGCGTATTTGTCAGAGAAGTAATGGCGAATAAAACACAGTAGCGGTGCGTGTTTTGGCACCTTTTGATATGAAAGAAAAGGGTTAGCTAATGGTGCGTTCAATTTGTACTGGAAAGTCAGAATTTCCGTGTTCCTAGTCAGAATTTCAACTGAAACGCCCCTTGAGGTTGGATTTCTGACATGGAGAGTCAAAGAATTCTCACCAATTCAGAGTTTGGTTCAAAGATAGCTactctggatgtaaacaatgatatccTCTTCTATAATAACCGTTTGTCGTATTAAATCAGTCATATACAATGCATTGTTGTATATCTATATTTGGTAACGTCACGTTAGTGTACACTACACTTTTTTCATGTTCGCCTGGGTTTTCTCTTCATCCaccgtgtttgaaggttgcaTGTTTTCCTATAAGTTGTTAGTATTCAAACAAGGCAAGCGCAAAAATATCTTTGGTGGATATGGTCATTTTGATTTCCGACTCTGCTGTGACGTCACTCCTCGCTCCGACTTCCCACTTCCCAGGTAAATGGAGTACAGAATTAGACaagtggtgtccaaacttttcccacattattcatttttaaaaaggcaaaaaaaaatgtatatttaaagacaaagctttgtgtttGTATTAGTGCAATGTGTTATTGTTAAATGATGCCTTTTAGTTGTATGTTGACATTTTTGCTAAAGAAAAAAGCCCCAGGCTGTACTTGTTTACACTTTTGGACACCCCGAGCTTATACAAACAAATAGATACAGCCATGTGTATTCTCGAGTCATTTACCTGTCGCTTTGATTGATGTGTTGGTGGACAAGGAAATGCATCAATAGATGACTTATAAACACACGTAAAAACACAGATGTGGTAAATGATCAAATGTTGTGCCTTTTTCCCCTTCTTGCTGCTCATTGTGAAAAACACAGATGAATTCCCGTAAAGCAGGGACGTGATTTATTTTATGATTCTTATTAATAACATTTGCATTTAACATGTTTATAATCCCTCTacacacacttataaacacttcCTATCTTCTTCAATCACTCTTTTTGACATGAAACTTCACTTGGTATTCAATTGTACTTTAAAACTTTGCGATGCACTGAGACTGTAGTAAGAGAACCGTAACGTGACGAGGAAAGCATTTTGCAAGTGTTTTTATTACAGTATACCTTGTTAAGCTGCGCTTGTATAAGGGGAAACATGAAGAACAAACTTGGCCGCATGGCAGTTTTTCTTACAAGGTGACTGAATGGACACTCttataaataaagacaacttcagattgtttaatAAATTATTAGTTAGTTATAAATCACGAAAAACCGTGATTAACCTCGCTAGCTTAAATATTAACATGAAAAAAGAGACATTTACTGTACGGTATGTCTTTCCTTATTAAGAAATGACATATCCCAAaccaaagttatataaacacaattaAGCTATTCAGTTGTTACAcactgaacctacaagctgtggtcCTTCTATACACGGAGGTGTTTCCAAGGAGCGTTTAAGGACCACTGAACAGAGTATGTCCTATTCTCAACGtccgaaacacaaaacatgcaaactagtctttatttatttgagttatttaagAAAATCTAGATATTTCAgtgtttgtacaaaacccaaaaccagtcaagttggcacattgtgtcatttgtaaataaaaacagaatacaatgatttacaaattcttttcaacttgtattcaattgaatacacaatTGAATTCTGAATACAcacagaatttaatggcaacaacacattgcaaaaaagttgtcataggggcatttttaccactgtgtcgcctttccttttaacaacactcagtaaaggtttgggaactgaggagacacatttttgaagcttttcaagtggaattctttcccattcttgcttgatgtacagcttaagttgttcaacagtccgggggtctccgttgtgctattttaggcttcataatgcgccacacaatttcaatgggagacaggtctgattGCTgaaatggtaacgttgcttggatggcaacatatgttgctccaaaacctgtacagtatgtacctttcagcattaatggtgccttcacagatgtgtaagtttgggcactaatacacccccataccatcacacatgctggcttttgaactttgcgcctataacaatccggatggttcttttcctctttgttccggaggacacaacgttcacagtttccaaaaacaatttgagaccacagaacacaattccactttgcatcagtccatcttagatgagctcaggcccagcgaagcccgcggcgtttctgggtgttgttgataaatgggtttggctttgcataggagaattttaacttgcacttacagatgtagtgatgaactgtagttactgacagtggctttctgaagtgttcctgagcccatgtggtgatatccttgacacaatgatgttggtttttgatgcagtaccacctgagggatggaaggtcacgggcttagctgcttacgtgcagtgatttctccagattctctgaaccttttgatgatattacggaccgtagatggtgaaatccctaaattccttgcaatagctcgttgaaaaatgttgttcttaaactgttcaacaatttactcacacatttgttcacaaagtggtgagccctcgccccatccttgtttgtgaatgactgaagctgcttttatacccaatcatccttttcacctgtgggatgctccaaataagtgtttgatgagcattcctcaactttatcagtcttttttgccacttgtgccagcttttttgaaacatgttgcagccatcaaattccaaatgagctaatattttcaaaaaataaagtttaccagtttgaacgttaagtatcttatctttgcagtgtattcaattgaatataagtggaaaagaatttgcaaatcattgtattctctttttattgaccatttacacaacgtgacaacttcactgcttttgggttttgtataatgacTTTTTGAGCACAATAATAGAGTTATTTCTGGTGTTGACGGACAAGCATTATGGATTACTAGATGTAAATAGACAAATGCAAAGCCAGGCCTGAAGAACCAGTTCAAGAAAGCCAGTAGGGGAGGTGGCAGAGTATGTCTGTGACGTTTGTGCTAACCTGTTGCACCAGCGCAGGTAACAAAGATGAGCTCACCGGCAAAAGGATGAAGCGGATTTGTTCGGCTCTTTGCTGTAATAATCCGCCGACGCGCTACACAGCGCCGTCTGTCAAGACCGAGACGATAGCATCTGACAAAGTGTGACTTTTATTTTGTGCGGCGAAGTCCCTTCAGGGCTGCTCTAAATACGTCTGGTGGTTAACTTCATTGAAAGCCAGATTGGGAGGTAAATAAAAGCTGAAAGCAAATCCTTGATTCCGCTGATTGCAGGGCTTTTTCAGACATTCTTTGGAAAATATCAATATCGTGTTCCAAAAACTTTGGGCAGGGGACGCCAATTTTTTGGGGGTGGAATGTCAAGAAAAAAGGGCTGATGGAAACCTAATGTGCGGTAGATAAGCACAGTGATTGTATGGTAATATTAGAAGACCTCCCTAATGGCACACTAGCCCATAGGCTACATCAGCTTCTTTCACACAATTACTACAACTGTCGTTCATACAACACTGATCAAAACAGGACATTCCCAATTTCACACAGCAACACGGAATCCTTATATCAGATAATTAGCCTGCATTTGACCTAAAAAGCATTTGTCGGACAGCAACCGTTGCTTTCAACACGACAAGGCAGGAGTGTCTTTCCAACTCTGGCTGAAACAACTGTGCACTTCAGACAGGAAAGAGGAACACCCAAAAAAATGTGACTCAATGCAACGTGAAAATGCACACTTTCTTTGCGATACTTTATATAAATACTCAAACTGTCATTTGAGTACCGCTGGTAGTGCGCAGGTGGCACTCgggaccaaaaataaacaaaaaaagctaTTTATCTACTAGACAGCTAAACATTTAGTTCAATTGGTTCAATAGTTCACGTGGGATACTTTGACTGAGCTCTGTGAATTCTGCCTAGTAACAAGCAGCCAATGAAACAACAAAATAGCAATACATTGGTAGATAGCAAAAATATAGTTCACTTGTAAAGTTAATTGGCCTATGACTGCACTGTATGAATTCTACCTAGAGTCAATGGAACATGAAGTGTCGAGGGAAGGAAAAAAAACGATGAATCAGCTAGACAATCAAACACATCAATCTAGTTATTGTAGTTATTTGGCATATGGGGCATGACGAAGCAGTATAgtaataattagctttattgtctccAAGGAGAAATGTGTCTAGGACATCAAGACACacgttttacatacatacatacatacatacagttcatccgACAATACAGTGAACAGTGcagttagttatgagatcacacGTTACACTCCCCCTGTATTGCACTATCCAATATTGCACTCATTATTGCATCGCTTTATAATACCACTCAAAGGTGTAGCTTtgcaaaaaaaaggaaataaaacaaaaaacaaaagttttatttGATGAAAAGATAggctttttttatatacatgacaGAAAACtaatatacaaacatttatatacattaaagaaaaaaaacatttttaaattgataTTCTGCAGtcgaaataaatattaaaacctaTATTCATGCGTGTTTTGAACAATGCTGAAAGGCTCATCAGGGATTTATTGGACACATGGATGACTTTGACAGCCAGAATAGTGTCAACATTAACATATACGACCAATTAATACATTGCCGTGAATAAATGATCCTAATTATTATTTCCAGTTAATGGCCCAGTCTTTAAATAAAGAGCATGTTGAAGCCATTATGTGatctgttcaatcaatcaatcaatcaatcaatgtttatttatacagccctaaatcacaagtgtctcaaagggctgcacaagccacaaccacatcctcggtacaaagcccacataagggcaaggaaaaactcaccccagtgggacgtcgatgtgaatgactatgagaaaccttggagaggaccgcatatgtgggtaacccccccctctaggggagaccaaaagcaatggatgtcgagtgggtctgacaaatCTGTTGACATCCCCTGGATTTGATTAAAAGAACGCACATGTGTTCAGCGGCGATGTTTATGCTACATTACCGGGTAGTTTCTTTTCATTGAAATCTTCAAAGAGGTTCCCTGATTCAACCTGACGCAGGCTGGAGGCAAAAAAGGGTTATTTTGATGGccttgcaacattttgacatgGTGTTTGCGATGCAGGTCCGCCCTGAGAATGAACCAGAGCCGGAACTCCCAATCCCAGAAGACGTCATGGAAGACGTCAGGAGAGACGAATTCCTGCCCGAGGTGGCTGAAAACGACACGGTGGTCACGATGGAAAGTGATGTGGTCATCCTGGAGGAGAGCGTTGATATATCCTCCCCTCCCGTCGCCACCACGTCGGCACCTGACACCGGCAGTAAGTGTTTATCCACGTGATGTTTCTTTTCTTACCAGTAAATGTTGGACTTTagcataaaaacaaacaatagcGCAAACTGGTCCTCAAAGACAGTTGAGCTTTTAGTGGAGCTAGCTTTCTTTTTCCACGCCAAGTCTGACTTTGTTTAACCCAGGCATTAAGGAGGAGGGTTTGCTGCTGGAGAACACTGTGCAAACTACAGCGGCAGAAGAAGAGGACCACCACCAGCAGACGCAGGAGGACGTCCCCCCGTTTGAGAGTCAAGAGGAAGGAGTCACGTTGCCTGAACCCCCAGTATTGGTGGAGGCCTCGGGCACCGGCGACATTGACAACCTGCTGTGGTGGCCTGATACCACAACTTCGGCGGCAGCACAGGCTGAAGATGTGGTCGTTCTGGACGAGGAGCATCTGGACAGTGGCGTCATCACCGAGGAGCTCCTAGCAAGTGAAACAGCAGAAGAGGGCTTTTTTCCTGGTGCTGCAGATGTAGCTAGTGAGGCTGGTCAACAAAGTGAATCCAAGCATTCTGAAGAGGCTGAAACAGCCACTCCAGAAGAAGCAGTGGAAGGACCTCCAGAAGCTTCAGAGATCGCAACAGATGAACTTGCCGATAACGATATCTTGCTGGTCAACCAGGACACACCAGAACCAACTGCAGCATCTGCAGAAGAGGAATCACCCTTTGCAAATGTACCTGAGATTAAACCAGCTTTGGAGGAGCAACCTGACCTTGTCATCCCTTCACTTGTGGAGGAGGTAAGTTTCAATGTCACGCAGGAAGTAAGAACGAAGACAACTTTCTACCATTTTCCGCTAGATCCAGACCACCGATGAAGATGGCTACGAAGTGATCCACTATGGCTTGATCAACCACACGGAGGAGGGTAGCACGGGGTTCCCACTCAGCGTGTCACTCGGCACTGACCCGGCAAGCATCGCCATGCCGGCTAACCCAGGTCGAGCGCTGATGGTCTTCTTTAGCTTGCGGGTGACCAACATGATCTTCTCGGAGGATTTGTTTAACAAGAGCTCGCCAGAGTACAAAGCGTTGGAGCAGCGCTTCCTAGAACTGGTACATTGTAATTGATTGACTTAAATGATACAGCTTGCAACCACTTTTACAATCCTTGTTGTCCCCAGCTCGTGCCCTACCTCCAGTCCAACCTGAGTAACTTTGAAAACCTTGAAATCCTCAACTTCCGCAACGGAAGTATTGTGGTCAACAGCCGGATGAAATTCGGCAAGCCTGTGGCTCAGGGCGTCACCTCCACAGTCTACCTGATCCTGGAGGACTTCTGCAACACGGCCTACCAGACCATGAACCTGGCCATCGATAAGTACTCCCTGGATGTCGAGTCAGGTTAGTTTATTTGCTCCATTCTGACGTCAAACCAAAATTGCCACTAGACTTCAAAGGGTGTCCTGCTGCTGTTACACCCATTGAATCACCTTTGGAAATGTAGTGTCATATGAGACCATGAATCACTTTCtaattcagtgtgtgaatgtgtgtgtgaatgggtaaatgtggaagtagtgtcaaagcgctttgagtaccttgaaggtagaaaagcgctatacaagtacaacccataatcTGAAAATAGTGACTCATGTTTATGTTTAACTGTCAAAGTCACTCTAAATCACAGGCTTTGCAGACTGCTGAGCTCACATcaaccagcagaaaatatacaaatcATGATTGAGGCCTTTTTGTTCCTTCGCGTTAATGTATGATGAACTTCTTTTTGTTGTTATAGTATCTACAGTTTTCTGAATAAAGCTAATAAAAATATGCTAAGCTCCCCAACTTATACAGGCAGACCGTCCTACATTGACAGACATAAAGAATCGCTAAAAGTGGAAcgttatgaatttaaaaaatgttttaatatgaaaATGGAGCGTATGGCGTACCGTGCTTTTTGTGTACCTAACAGTTCTGCTTTCCGTCAAGGTTGGATGGTTTGGAATGGTAAACTTAAATGAAGCATTTGTTTTTAGCTCTGTCAGCCTACAGTGTAACAGTCAGACTACAGTTACATCATTGAAAAAAATGAGGTGCTGTAAGAAGGATTTTGTATCCAAACAGAAGCAGCTCAGTTTGGGCTGTGTGTCCTCCATCTTAGAACACACACCCAACACAACTGCTGTACGTGGGACTCTGGCTACTCAACTGACCTTGAGGGACGTAGGAGGGGGTCACAATGTCCAATGATTCAACCGCAAGGTTGATAGTTCCATCAGAATCTTCCAAATGGAATAGTCGACTATTCTAGGACAACCCTAGTGCTTACATGAAATGTATTTGGCGACAAAGACAAAGACTCCCTTTGTTGTAAACCACAGTATTCTGTTGGCCAATGGAGTTTAGCTCCACCTTAGACAGGCTAACTATATTGTGCGCCAACAAAAAGGGTGCTAACAGCAGTGGGACCATAGATATATCAAAATACGACTGCTAAGTGATGTGCTTATGTGGCGGCTATTTTAGCGGAGGCTACTTTCCAATTTAAGGTAATGGAGAACCCTGGCACTTTGCCCCTATTAGGCCAGCTGTAGGCACACAGCTCAAACAGGGGTGTTGTATCTCGTTATATCATGTTATTTGGGCATATTTTGCAATGGAAACAGAGGGAAAAGGTTGCCATACTTTTTGTTTCCCCAAACTGTTCTACTTTCAACCAAACGGTTGATTGAAGTTCAATTTTCCGCAGTATAGTTTGTATCGGTAAACTCAACCAAGCTTTGGTTTTCGGCGCCATAACTTGGTTTCTATGATAGTGAATAACACAGGTTGGACAGATTGGCACCCATAATATTGGAGACAGCAAAAAAAAGCGTACCAAACTGAAACCATTGCCTGGTTACAATAATAGGAGTGGTGTCAGTAAGCCTGTTTAACTGTACCGTGGTTAACCTAATCCAAAATGGAAATGCGGCTAAAATGCCTTTGGGTGAAAAATGTGCCTACAAGAGACAGAGCTACTGTTTGGTTATGATAGCAGCCTAGTAAAATGTACCATACTGTGACCAGTACCTTAACGATATTAGTCAGACATTTTGGGATCCTTAACATCAACTGCCAAAAATGGCCAGACAGATGGATTGGAATAGAATGGTACAGGTGGATGGACAAGAACTATTCCCATGATATCAAACTGTTCCAGTAAGATCTTTCACTGTCAAACCAACACCGCTGCAGAGACATCCGTCATAACATTCTTGCGGTTCTGTGATTTCCAGGCGTCCAGGCGGACCCGTGCAAGTTCCAGGCGTGCAACGACTATGCCGAGTGTAAGGTGAACAAGTGGTCTGGGGAGGCGGAGTGTGTGTGTAACGCCGGCTACTTCAGCATAGACGGCCTGCCTTGTCAGAGCATCTGCGAGCTGCGCACCGACTTTTGCCTCAATGACGGCAAATGTGACATCATACCCGGCCAGGGAGCCATCTGCAGGTGGGTGGGGATTAaaggaaagtgtgtgtgtgtataaaagtgaGCTTATTCGGGATTTTGAGGCTTAAATCACAGAAGGCACGTCTGGGT
Encoded here:
- the LOC133613270 gene encoding interphotoreceptor matrix proteoglycan 2-like, with the protein product MVSWRCLLFFFSVVVMFLDLRTEATLEGSSMGPLDLPPSEEASSFRRVVRLSDVKVSRGSRVALTRRKRNVLFPSGVKLCAQETATQAVANHLSFFHLRVCQETVWEAFKIFWERLPEQEEYQNWMNQCQEGEVTAQDIGTYFSQSEEHQTLVEKKMSLPGLKSKPTRPGQHTCSTLAPGTTNTSKAPNEEEKVEEATVVPQVELENDIPVEPLTAAVLEQVVELSILLTGVMYDRDLDDPDSPRHQTFSRQLAQKIEDALAGLPGFKSVSVTDFRPHKDGQALEGIIVDYAVTLVVDSAGVRADQLDYLTLQSNQVENSYREVKEHPTLVYAISELKTFVTEDLLKDALESVSEIPETVHAAGETSVRPENEPEPELPIPEDVMEDVRRDEFLPEVAENDTVVTMESDVVILEESVDISSPPVATTSAPDTGSIKEEGLLLENTVQTTAAEEEDHHQQTQEDVPPFESQEEGVTLPEPPVLVEASGTGDIDNLLWWPDTTTSAAAQAEDVVVLDEEHLDSGVITEELLASETAEEGFFPGAADVASEAGQQSESKHSEEAETATPEEAVEGPPEASEIATDELADNDILLVNQDTPEPTAASAEEESPFANVPEIKPALEEQPDLVIPSLVEEIQTTDEDGYEVIHYGLINHTEEGSTGFPLSVSLGTDPASIAMPANPGRALMVFFSLRVTNMIFSEDLFNKSSPEYKALEQRFLELLVPYLQSNLSNFENLEILNFRNGSIVVNSRMKFGKPVAQGVTSTVYLILEDFCNTAYQTMNLAIDKYSLDVESGVQADPCKFQACNDYAECKVNKWSGEAECVCNAGYFSIDGLPCQSICELRTDFCLNDGKCDIIPGQGAICRCRVGENWWYRGEHCEEYVSEPLVVGIAVASVAGFLLVASGVIFFLARTLRDQYDKDESEDPIRRAESIPSLERATKYNPMYESEATTGYSHYYRRYPEAAIYSSASAEASTDFSSEEIRHIYENSELTKEEIQDRIRIIELYAKDRQFADFVRQHQAVLDTRRESSSAQT